The Platichthys flesus chromosome 10, fPlaFle2.1, whole genome shotgun sequence genome includes a window with the following:
- the mocs3 gene encoding adenylyltransferase and sulfurtransferase MOCS3: MCEELRSLKAQLREQERDLDALRKKLAQLEKSHTPALELHDKVTPLTPLKAKPALSNEDIMRYSRQLLLPELGVQGQLNLSKTSVLVVGCGGLGCPLAQYLAAAGIGRLGLLDYDQVELSNLHRQVLHGEENQGQAKALSAANAVRRLNSTVECVPYHLQLSSENALQLIQQYDIVADCSDNVPTRYLVNDACVLSGKPLVSAGALRMEGQLTVYNYRGGPCYRCLYPVPPPPETVTNCSDGGVLGVVPGTMGCLQALEVMKIASGLGSSCGQNLLMFDAQDARFRSIKLRPKQAGCAVCGEKPSVTKLVDYESFCGSAATDKCRKLNLLSGNQRITVQDYKSILDNAEPHLLLDVRPLVEVDICHLPFSLNIPLARLEERESGHMQLFQERIGQLKQQTAGDRRPPVYVICKLGNDSQKAVQLLEEMSGSEVDSITLKDIRGGLASWSKKIDPTFPQY, encoded by the exons atGTGCGAGGAGCTGCGCAGTTTGAAAGCTCAGCtcagggagcaggagagagaccTGGATGCTCTGAGGAAGAAGCTGGCTCAGCTGGAGAAG AGTCACACTCCAGCACTGGAGCTCCATGACAAAGTGACGCCCCTCACCCCACTGAAAGCCAAGCCGGCCCTGAGCAACGAGGACATCATGCGGTACAGCAGACAGCTCCTGCTGCCTGAGCTGGGTGTACAAG GTCAGCTGAACTTATCCAAGACGTCAGTGCTGGTTGTTGGCTGTGGAGGACTCGGCTGCCCCCTGGCGCAGTACCTAGCAGCAGCAGGCATCG ggcGTCTGGGTCTGCTGGACTACGACCAGGTGGAGCTCAGTAACCTGCACAGACAGGTGCTGCACGGGGAGGAGAACCAGGGCCAGGCCAAGGCTCTGTCCGCTGCCAATGCAGTGAGAAG GTTGAACTCCACTGTCGAGTGTGTTCCCTACCACCTGCAGCTTTCGTCGGAGAACGCCTTGCAACTCATCCAACAGTAT GACATCGTGGCCGATTGCTCAGACAATGTCCCCACTCGCTATCTGGTGAATGACGCCTGTGTCCTCAGTGGGAAACCTCTGGTGTCAGCAGGCGCCCTGAGGATGGAGGGACAG TTGACAGTATATAATTACCGTGGAGGCCCCTGCTACAGATGTCTGTACCCAGTGCCCCCTCCCCCAGAGACGGTAACCAACTGTTCCGACGGAGGGGTGCTAGGAGTGG TTCCAGGGACAATGGGCTGCTTGCAGGCCTTAGAAGTCATGAAGATCGCCTCTGGACTCGGCT CTTCCTGCGGCCAGAATTTGCTGATGTTTGACGCTCAAGACGCCAGATTCAGGTCCATCAAGCTGCGGCCCAAGCAGGCTGGCTGCGCAGTGTGTGGAGAGAAGCCCAGTGTGACCAAGCTTGTGGACTATGAGAGCTTCTGTGGGTCGGCCGCCACAGATAAG TGCCGCAAACTCAACCTCCTCTCCGGGAATCAGAGGATCACTGTACAG GATTATAAATCGATATTGGACAACGCTGAGCCCCATCTTTTGTTGGACGTGCGCCCTCTTGTGGAGGTGGACATTTGCCACTTGCCCTTCTCTCTCA ACATCCCACTCGCCCGtctagaggagagagagagtggacatATGCAGTTATTCCAGGAGCGAATCGGCCAGTTGAAGCAGCAGACGGCAGGTGACCGCCGGCCTCCAG TGTATGTGATCTGTAAGCTGGGTAACGACTCTCAGAAAGCggtgcagctgctggaggagatgagTGGATCTGAAGTGGACAGTATCACACTGAAGGACATCCGCGGAGGCCTCGCGTCCTGGTCAAAGAAAATAGACCCCACATTTCCACAGTATTGA
- the qpct gene encoding glutaminyl-peptide cyclotransferase, translating into MCRGATAAMAERSQGASTMHIFYTVFICFTFIHCATAIPWTQEKLHHRAVTLTQDEILTAVSHTDLEQMWQRDLRPLLVTRYPGSSGSQAVQEHIKTTLGSMGAGWEVTEDKFRSQTPYGPLPFTNLVATLNPSAQRRLVLACHYDSKYYPPQWHGREFQGATDSAVPCAMMLEVARALDEELKTQKSSSPDLTLQLIFFDGEEALFHWTPTDSLYGSRHLAQKMESTPHPAGATHTNQLHGIDLLMLLDLIGAPSPHFGNQFPSTTPWLTRLQNIEKRLHSMNQLADHPNSVQYFWPDQPVGHIQDDHIPFLNRGVRVLHLIPSPFPTVWHTFDDNEQNLDRSAIQNLNKIMQVFVLEYLGARPAVPSITSITSAPSVPSNPQNAP; encoded by the exons atgtGCAGAGGAGCCACAGCAGCGATGGCCGAGCGGAGCCAGGGTGCCTCCACAATGCACATATTCTACACTGTGTTCATCTGCTTCACATTCATCCACTGCGCCACTGCAATCCCCTGGACACAGGAAAAG CTCCATCACCGAGCAGTGACACTGACGCAGGATGAGATTCTCACGGCGGTGTCTCACACAGATCTGGAGCAGATGTGGCAGAGGGATCTGAGGCCGCTGTTGGTCACCAGGTACCCGGGCTCTTCGGGCAGCCAAGCTGTGCAGGAG CATATCAAAACCACCCTTGGTTCGATGGGCGCCGGCTGGGAGGTCACAGAGGACAAGTTTAGGTCACAAACCCCCTACGGCCCTCTGCCCTTCACCAACCTGGTCGCCACCCTCAACCCGTCAGCCCAGCGCCGCCTGGTTCTGGCCTGTCACTATGACTCCAAGTACTACCCGCCACAGTGGCACGGGAGGGAGTTCCAGGGCGCCACCGACTCTGCCGTTCCCTGTGCCATGATGCTGGAGGTGGCGCGAGCCCTGGATGAAGAGCTGAAGACTCAGAAG AGCTCCAGCCCCGACCTGACCCTGCAGCTGATCTTCTTCGACGGAGAGGAGGCCCTCTTCCACTGGACGCCCACGGACTCCCTCTACGGCTCCCGCCACCTCGCCCAGAAGATGGAGAGCACGCCACACCCGGCCGGGGCCACACACACCAACCAGCTACACGGCATA gatcTGCTCATGCTGTTGGACCTGATCGGAGCTCCCAGCCCTCACTTTGGAAACCAGTTCCCCAGCACTACGCCCTGGCTCACCAGACTGCAGAACATTG AAAAGCGTCTCCACTCCATGAACCAGCTGGCGGATCATCCCAACAGCGTGCAGTATTTCTGGCCTGATCAACCAGTCGGCCACATACAGGACGACCATATACCATTCCTGAACAGAg GCGTACGTGTCCTCCACCTCATCCCCTCACCGTTCCCGACCGTGTGGCACACGTTCGACGACAACGAACAGAACCTGGATCGCTCCGCCATTCAGAACCTCAACAAGATCATGCAGGTCTTTGTCCTGGAGTACCTCGGCGCCAGACCAGCTGTCCCTTCCATCACATCCATCACTTCAGCACCATCAGTACCTTCTAATCCACAGAATGCTCCATAA